One stretch of Sardina pilchardus chromosome 17, fSarPil1.1, whole genome shotgun sequence DNA includes these proteins:
- the LOC134061925 gene encoding fibulin-1-like, whose protein sequence is MHAFSGSDMERRIAKTCCDCCMLGIEASREAQSCYLSISVNKHCQQVAKNCCVKLDNTPSQEGVFNIIAEEGTSENEQSRASCEGSKCSQLCVGNGVCGCFEGYKLKPDGFSCDDVNECLVGSSTCQQGEQCINTEGSFRCQRLASCGTGYELTDSNLCKDIDECLTATHNCAAEFRCENKPGTFSCLPHSRCEEGYLQDAVGNCIDINECVTLDSPCQPGQTCVNTVGSYTCERHRVTCSRGYHLNEDGSRCLDVDECKSSRPSCEGHGCVNLLGSFRCECQPGFIFNSINKVCEDINECRHYPGQLCAHKCENTPGSYQCSCDAGFRLDSDGRNCKDVNECENNPCNQECANVYGSYQCYCRLGYQLSDSDGVTCEDVDECALSSGGKVCTYQCSNTMGSFKCSCPATGYTLAPNGRSCHDIDECATGTHTCQASETCFNIQGGFRCLSFDCPPNFRRIAENTNDMSVDRLRCLKSCHFLDTDCAMETVKLISHSVISLTTFKELRQPEEIVLLRTTVSSFSSPYLKSPRVKFGILTGNTHNAFDVVQHPENHHVLGVVRQVKALTGPLTVILEVAIDHTIDGVLSYRNIVRINIFISEFWF, encoded by the exons ATGCATGCCTTCAGTGGAAGTGATATGGAAAGAAGAATTGCCAAG ACATGCTGTGACTGTTGCATGCTGGGTATCGAGGCTAGCCGAGAGGCCCAAAGCTGTTACCTAAGCATTTCTGTTAACAAGCACTGTCAGCAGGTAGCTAAAAACTGCTGTGTGAAGCTGGACAACACCCCCAGCCAAGAAG GTGTCTTTAACATTATCGCTGAAGAAGGAACCTCTGAAAATGAACAAAGCAGAGCATCATGTGAAG GGTCAAAGTGCTCTCAGCTATGTGTTGGAAATGGGGTCTGTGGGTGCTTTGAGGGTTACAAACTCAAGCCAGATGGATTCAGCTGTGATG ATGTAAATGAATGTCTGGTTGGCTCTTCCACctgccagcagggggagcagtGTATCAACACAGAGGGCTCGTTCCGCTGCCAGAGATTGGCCAGCTGTGGGACAGGCTATGAGCTCACAGATTCCAATCTGTGCAAAG ATATTGATGAGTGCTTGACTGCAACCCACAACTGCGCTGCTGAGTTTCGGTGCGAGAATAAACCAGGGACCTTCAGCTGTCTTCCTCATTCACGATGTGAGGAGGGATACTTACAGGATGCTGTGGGAAACTGCATTG acataaatgagtgtgtgactCTGGATAGCCCCTGTCAGCCAGGTCAGACGTGTGTTAACACAGTGGGCTCCTACACCTGTGAGAGGCACAGAGTGACATGCTCACGTGGCTATCACCTAAATGAAGATGGCAGTCGGTGCTTAG ATGTTGATGAGTGCAAGAGCTCCCGGCCCTCCTGCGAAGGTCACGGCTGTGTGAACCTGCTGGGCTCTTTCCGTTGCGAGTGCCAACCAGGCTTTATATTTAACAGCATCAACAAAGTATGCGAAG ATATCAATGAGTGCAGGCATTATCCAGGACAGCTTTGTGCACACAAATGTGAAAACACCCCTGGGTCTTACCAGTGCAGCTGTGATGCAGGATTCAGGCTGGACAGTGATGGCAGGAACTGCAAGG ATGTGAACGAGTGTGAAAACAATCCCTGCAACCAGGAATGTGCTAATGTCTATGGCTCTTATCAGTGCTACTGTCGTCTTGGCTACCAACTTAGTGACTCTGATGGGGTTACATGTGAGG ATGTAGATGAGTGTGCCCTATCCTCTGGAGGGAAGGTCTGTACCTATCAGTGTTCAAACACAATGGGAAGTTTCAAATGCTCATGCCCTGCCACAGGCTACACCCTGGCACCAAATGGCCGATCATGTCATG ACATTGATGAGTGCGcaactggaacacacacatgccaagcTAGTGAGACTTGCTTCAATATACAAGGGGGTTTCCGTTGCCTGTCCTTTGATTGTCCTCCAAACTTTCGCCGCATTGCTGAAAA TACCAATGATATGAGTGTGGACAGACTTCGCTGTTTGAAATCCTGTCACTTCCTCGACACTGACTGTGCTATGGAAACAGTGAAATTAATTTCCCACTCTGTCATCTCCTTAACCACATTTAAAGAGCTACGACAACCAGAGG AAATAGTCCTTCTCAGAACCACGGTGTCCTCATTCTCATCCCCATACCTGAAGTCTCCTCGTGTCAAATTTGGCATCCTGACAGGCAACACACATAACGCTTTTGATGTTGTGCAGCACCCTGAGAACCATCATGTGTTGG GGGTTGTGCGCCAGGTCAAGGCTCTTACAGGGCCATTGACTGTTATCTTAGAGGTAGCTATAGACCACACCATTGATGGGGTTCTCAGCTACAGGAACATTGTTCGCATTAACATCTTTATTTCAGAGTTTTGGTTTTAA